In one Halorubrum sp. CBA1229 genomic region, the following are encoded:
- the trpB gene encoding tryptophan synthase subunit beta: protein MSETGSTTSETTGAGATRAELSRRPGRERGREDGKFGRYGGQYVPEALMPAIEELTDAYERYVLENEDGFMDEFRERLADFGGRPIPLQRADRLSERYDRDVFLKREDLLHGGAHKLNNALGQVLLAKYMGKERIIAETGAGQHGTATAMAAAHLDMPCEIYMGERDINRQRPNVFRMKLNGAEVNPVTAGRGTLKEAISETMRDWATTVENTHYVIGSIVGPHPFPVMVRDFQAVISEEAREQTIEKTGALPTDVVACAGGGSNTMGSFAAFVDDEEVALHAVEAGGSTLEVDEEAGVAPNSASLYTGEEGVLHGARTKLLQDSDGQIMESHSISSGLDYAGVGPELAYLVDEGRVNPVAVDDDAALEGFHRLSHTEGIIPALETAHAFGFLEEHHEELGERVVVNVSGRGDKDLDAAIEETDKRDIDEAPDMSMFTGGI from the coding sequence ATGAGCGAAACCGGATCCACCACGAGCGAGACGACCGGCGCGGGAGCAACGCGGGCGGAGCTGTCGCGACGCCCCGGCCGCGAGCGCGGCCGCGAGGACGGGAAGTTCGGCCGCTACGGCGGCCAGTACGTCCCCGAGGCGTTGATGCCGGCGATCGAGGAGCTGACCGACGCCTACGAGCGGTACGTCCTCGAGAACGAGGACGGCTTCATGGACGAGTTCCGCGAGCGGCTCGCCGACTTCGGCGGCCGCCCCATCCCGCTCCAGCGGGCCGACCGGCTCTCGGAGCGCTACGACCGGGACGTCTTCCTCAAGCGTGAGGACCTGCTCCACGGCGGCGCGCACAAGCTGAACAACGCGCTCGGACAGGTCCTGCTCGCGAAGTACATGGGCAAAGAGCGGATCATCGCCGAGACCGGCGCCGGACAGCACGGCACCGCGACCGCGATGGCGGCCGCCCACCTCGACATGCCCTGCGAGATCTACATGGGCGAGCGCGACATCAACCGCCAGCGTCCGAACGTCTTCCGGATGAAGCTCAACGGCGCCGAGGTGAATCCGGTGACCGCGGGGCGGGGCACCCTGAAGGAGGCCATCTCGGAGACGATGCGCGACTGGGCGACCACCGTCGAGAACACCCACTACGTCATCGGGTCGATCGTCGGCCCGCACCCGTTCCCGGTGATGGTCCGCGACTTCCAGGCGGTCATCTCCGAGGAGGCGCGCGAGCAGACGATCGAGAAGACGGGCGCGCTCCCGACCGACGTGGTCGCCTGCGCGGGGGGCGGCTCGAACACGATGGGGTCGTTCGCGGCGTTCGTCGACGACGAGGAAGTCGCGCTCCACGCGGTCGAGGCCGGCGGGTCGACGCTGGAGGTCGACGAGGAGGCCGGCGTCGCCCCCAACTCCGCGTCGCTGTACACCGGCGAGGAGGGCGTGCTCCACGGGGCGCGCACGAAGCTCCTGCAGGACTCCGACGGCCAGATCATGGAGAGCCACTCCATCTCCTCCGGGCTCGACTACGCCGGCGTCGGCCCGGAGCTCGCGTACCTCGTCGACGAGGGGCGCGTGAACCCCGTCGCCGTCGACGACGACGCCGCGCTGGAGGGGTTCCACCGGCTCTCGCACACGGAGGGGATCATCCCCGCGCTGGAGACGGCGCACGCGTTCGGCTTCCTCGAGGAGCATCACGAGGAGCTCGGCGAGCGTGTCGTCGTGAACGTCTCCGGACGCGGCGACAAGGACCTCGACGCCGCCATCGAGGAGACCGACAAGCGCGACATCGACGAGGCGCCCGACATGTCGATGTTCACGGGGGGTATTTAA
- a CDS encoding pyridoxal-phosphate dependent enzyme yields MSEYVVDESTIFETPLVELDLGLEADTDVYAKAEWFNLCDAPHGGGSIKSRIAKGMLDGTEERGELEPGVTVIEPTSGNTGSEVARLAAARGYDVEIVMPDNAAGGKVEAVRDAGAEIHFVDANLGYDAVIERCEEIIAADPEAYFRPNQYENPDNPGTHERTTAREIYEATDGDVTHFVAGVGTGGTITGTGRGLTDLSDGAVEVVGFEPDEQLHAIDGLKYLKSGDHYHPETYDESVLDRTEYVTTSDAYDHARALRERYLDEPVPIADPGQHDEATVREHLRVDDQFVVGTSAGGGAAVVANLDAAGELADDDVVVFMLCDRGDKYADIPLWEDYL; encoded by the coding sequence ATGAGCGAGTACGTCGTCGACGAGTCGACGATCTTCGAGACGCCCCTCGTGGAACTCGACCTCGGCCTCGAGGCCGACACGGACGTGTACGCGAAGGCGGAGTGGTTCAACCTCTGCGACGCCCCGCACGGCGGCGGCTCGATCAAGTCCCGGATCGCGAAGGGAATGTTAGACGGCACCGAGGAGCGCGGCGAGCTCGAGCCCGGCGTCACCGTCATCGAGCCGACCTCGGGCAACACCGGCAGCGAGGTGGCGCGACTCGCCGCCGCGCGCGGCTACGACGTCGAGATCGTTATGCCCGACAACGCCGCGGGCGGTAAGGTGGAGGCGGTCCGGGACGCGGGCGCGGAAATCCACTTCGTCGACGCCAATCTCGGCTACGACGCCGTGATCGAGCGCTGCGAGGAGATCATCGCCGCCGACCCCGAGGCGTACTTCCGCCCAAACCAGTACGAGAACCCGGACAACCCCGGCACCCACGAGCGGACGACCGCCCGGGAGATCTACGAGGCGACCGACGGCGACGTGACCCACTTCGTCGCGGGCGTCGGCACCGGCGGGACGATCACCGGAACGGGCCGCGGGCTGACCGACCTGAGCGACGGCGCGGTGGAGGTCGTGGGATTCGAGCCCGACGAGCAGCTCCACGCCATCGACGGCCTGAAATACCTCAAGTCGGGCGACCACTACCACCCCGAGACGTACGACGAGTCGGTGCTCGACCGGACGGAGTACGTCACCACCTCGGATGCGTACGACCACGCCCGGGCGCTCCGCGAGCGCTACCTAGACGAGCCGGTGCCGATCGCCGACCCCGGCCAGCACGACGAGGCGACGGTCCGCGAGCACCTCCGGGTCGACGACCAGTTCGTCGTGGGCACCTCGGCGGGCGGCGGCGCGGCCGTGGTGGCGAACCTCGACGCGGCGGGCGAGCTCGCGGACGACGACGTCGTCGTGTTCATGCTGTGCGACCGCGGCGACAAGTACGCGGACATCCCGCTCTGGGAAGACTACTTATAA
- a CDS encoding MoaD/ThiS family protein, with translation MATIKLPAVLVGGSATSEVEVEGDTVRELFDNHADEHGSELRDSVLEDGEIKEFINVYVEGTPVDGVDAEVPADAQVRVIPAASGGR, from the coding sequence ATGGCTACGATCAAGCTGCCGGCCGTCCTCGTCGGCGGGTCCGCGACCTCGGAGGTAGAGGTCGAGGGCGACACCGTCCGCGAACTGTTCGACAACCACGCCGACGAGCACGGGTCGGAGCTCCGGGACAGCGTGCTCGAAGACGGCGAGATCAAGGAGTTCATCAACGTCTACGTCGAGGGGACGCCCGTCGACGGCGTCGACGCCGAGGTCCCGGCCGACGCGCAGGTCCGCGTCATTCCGGCCGCGAGCGGCGGCCGATAA
- a CDS encoding rhodanese-like domain-containing protein, with the protein MVEELTPEEVNERVQEGDVRVIDTRPPEQFEEGHIPGAINVPLGDLPSMVPDIEWDDTDVVCACPIGQSSKQAAMLISSYEGVEDDVVVASMAGGYEEWDFELETGAAADA; encoded by the coding sequence ATGGTCGAGGAACTCACCCCCGAGGAAGTCAACGAGCGCGTCCAGGAGGGCGACGTCCGCGTCATCGACACGCGACCGCCCGAGCAGTTCGAGGAAGGTCACATCCCCGGCGCGATCAACGTGCCGCTGGGCGACCTCCCGTCGATGGTCCCGGACATCGAGTGGGACGACACCGACGTCGTCTGCGCCTGTCCGATCGGCCAGTCGTCGAAGCAGGCCGCGATGCTGATCAGCAGCTACGAGGGCGTCGAGGACGACGTCGTCGTCGCCAGCATGGCCGGCGGCTACGAGGAGTGGGACTTCGAGCTGGAGACCGGCGCGGCGGCAGACGCCTGA
- the moeB gene encoding molybdopterin-synthase adenylyltransferase MoeB → MSDLDLDPTQLDRYSRHIIMDDVGPEGQKALLDAEVLVLGAGGLGAPIIQYLAAAGVGTLGIADDDEVELSNLQRQVIHGNDDVGRKKVDSAADFVEGLNPDIDVRKHELRVRADNIEDLISGYDFVVDGTDNFATRYLVNDACTLAGIPFSHGSIFKFEGQVTTFAGGDDSPCYRCLFPEAPPAGMVPNCATAGVLGVLPGTVGCLQATETVKHIIGEGESLDGSMLFFDALEMEFDKVDIPKQDDCPVCGDDPAIESVHDVDYSASCAIDAGGDEPEIEADD, encoded by the coding sequence ATGAGCGACCTCGATCTCGACCCGACGCAGCTCGACCGCTACTCCAGACACATCATCATGGACGACGTCGGCCCCGAGGGCCAGAAGGCCCTGCTCGACGCCGAGGTGCTCGTACTCGGCGCCGGCGGCCTCGGCGCGCCGATCATCCAGTACCTCGCCGCCGCCGGCGTGGGCACGCTCGGCATCGCCGACGACGACGAGGTGGAGCTGTCGAACCTCCAGCGACAGGTGATCCACGGGAACGACGACGTCGGCCGCAAGAAGGTCGACTCCGCCGCCGACTTCGTCGAGGGGCTCAACCCCGACATCGACGTCCGGAAACACGAGCTGCGCGTGCGCGCCGACAACATCGAGGACCTGATCTCCGGCTACGACTTCGTCGTCGACGGCACCGACAACTTCGCGACGCGGTACCTGGTCAACGACGCCTGCACGCTCGCCGGGATCCCCTTCTCGCACGGCTCCATCTTCAAGTTCGAGGGGCAGGTGACGACGTTCGCGGGCGGCGACGACTCGCCGTGTTACCGCTGTCTGTTCCCCGAGGCGCCGCCGGCCGGGATGGTCCCGAACTGCGCGACCGCCGGCGTCCTCGGCGTCCTCCCCGGGACCGTCGGCTGCCTGCAGGCGACCGAGACGGTCAAACACATCATCGGCGAGGGCGAGTCGCTCGACGGCTCGATGCTGTTCTTCGACGCGCTCGAGATGGAGTTCGACAAGGTCGACATCCCCAAGCAGGACGACTGTCCGGTGTGCGGCGACGACCCCGCCATCGAGTCGGTTCACGACGTTGACTACAGCGCTTCCTGCGCCATCGACGCCGGCGGCGACGAGCCCGAGATCGAAGCCGACGACTGA
- the trpC gene encoding indole-3-glycerol phosphate synthase, producing the protein MEDATELAPAVRSILSAARDRAAEGSTDRVDVDPRDLRAAFDRAEADGRVPVVAEVKPTSPTTDGTREDDPVALAEGMVAGGAAALSVLTEPEHFGGSVEVLDRVRAAVDVPVLRKDFVVAESQLDAVESDVVLLIARFVGDDLPDLLSAARERGFQVLVEVHDREELDAALDAGATTIGVNNRDLAELVVDLGTFESVAPHVPDEVTLIAESGIGSPGDVRRMRAAGADALLVGSAIMDGDVEANTRALTRAEADVDEDDAVAGDEDHRDTTETPT; encoded by the coding sequence ATGGAGGATGCAACCGAGCTGGCCCCCGCGGTCAGGTCGATACTGTCGGCGGCCCGCGACCGGGCGGCCGAGGGCAGCACCGACCGCGTCGACGTCGACCCGCGCGACCTGCGCGCCGCGTTCGACCGGGCCGAGGCCGACGGGCGCGTGCCCGTCGTCGCCGAGGTCAAGCCGACGAGCCCGACCACGGACGGGACCCGCGAGGACGACCCCGTCGCGCTCGCCGAGGGGATGGTCGCCGGCGGCGCCGCGGCGCTCTCGGTGCTCACCGAGCCGGAGCACTTCGGCGGGAGCGTCGAGGTGCTGGATCGCGTCAGGGCGGCCGTCGACGTGCCGGTCCTCCGCAAGGACTTCGTCGTCGCCGAGTCGCAGCTCGACGCCGTCGAGAGCGACGTCGTCCTGCTGATCGCGCGGTTCGTCGGGGACGACCTCCCGGACTTGCTTTCCGCCGCCCGCGAGCGCGGGTTCCAGGTCCTCGTCGAGGTCCACGACCGCGAGGAGCTGGACGCCGCGCTCGACGCCGGGGCGACGACGATCGGCGTGAACAACCGCGACCTGGCAGAGTTGGTCGTCGACCTCGGAACATTCGAGTCCGTGGCGCCCCACGTCCCCGACGAGGTGACCCTGATCGCCGAGAGCGGGATCGGCTCGCCGGGCGACGTCCGCCGGATGCGGGCGGCCGGCGCCGACGCGCTGCTCGTCGGTAGCGCGATCATGGACGGCGACGTCGAGGCGAACACGCGGGCGCTGACGCGGGCGGAGGCGGACGTCGACGAGGACGACGCGGTCGCGGGCGACGAGGACCACCGAGACACCACGGAGACACCCACATGA
- a CDS encoding DUF302 domain-containing protein produces the protein MSDAQRGSPAPTADEALHTTLDMPFDDAVPFVQIEHELTDFETVQVTRLDQMIEGMLGHDDVERTALIVVCHPEIAFDAIEIDPTLAGMLPCTTIVYEREGDDLVHVHHTSATKAIRDLGCAPTGCDGAVDDLVEKTGELMTVVWENIEEHGRKRAAE, from the coding sequence ATGAGCGACGCTCAGCGCGGGTCGCCGGCGCCGACGGCAGACGAGGCGCTCCACACGACCCTCGACATGCCGTTCGACGACGCTGTCCCCTTCGTGCAGATCGAACACGAGCTCACCGACTTCGAGACGGTGCAGGTCACGCGGCTCGACCAGATGATCGAGGGGATGTTGGGCCACGACGACGTCGAGCGGACCGCCCTCATCGTGGTGTGTCACCCCGAGATCGCGTTCGACGCGATCGAGATCGATCCCACGCTCGCCGGGATGCTCCCGTGTACGACGATCGTGTACGAACGCGAGGGGGACGACCTCGTCCACGTCCACCACACGTCGGCGACCAAGGCGATCCGCGACCTCGGCTGCGCGCCGACCGGCTGCGACGGCGCGGTCGACGACCTCGTCGAGAAGACCGGGGAGCTGATGACGGTCGTCTGGGAGAACATCGAGGAGCACGGCCGCAAGCGCGCGGCGGAGTAA
- the trpA gene encoding tryptophan synthase subunit alpha, translating into MAERTPESAAKPEAGNSAAIAEAFADGPAYVPYLAVGDPDYESSLEYVRALDRGGADVIELGLPFSEPIAEGPTIQGALVRSLDAGMTPDQFFAFAEELEVEAPLVCMTYYNLIYQYGKEAGPRPFVERAAAAGIEGLVVPDLPAEEADPLREACDEFGLDLVFIVAPTTVGDRLDRIMSRVSGYVYVQARLGTTGARDDVSDQTTESLDRLAEYDVPKAVGFGISAGEHAERIVAGGADGVIVGSALVDIVADGVENDRPTDEVADRLEALSRELKAGAERGYAARVGAAESR; encoded by the coding sequence ATGGCGGAGCGGACTCCGGAGTCGGCGGCGAAGCCGGAGGCGGGTAACTCGGCCGCGATAGCCGAGGCGTTCGCCGACGGCCCCGCGTACGTCCCGTACCTCGCCGTCGGCGACCCGGACTACGAGTCGTCGCTGGAGTACGTCCGCGCGCTCGACCGCGGCGGCGCCGACGTGATCGAGCTCGGGCTCCCGTTCTCGGAGCCGATCGCCGAGGGGCCGACGATTCAGGGGGCCCTCGTGCGCTCGCTCGATGCCGGGATGACGCCGGACCAGTTCTTCGCGTTCGCCGAAGAGCTGGAGGTCGAGGCGCCGCTCGTCTGCATGACGTACTACAACTTGATTTATCAGTATGGAAAAGAGGCCGGTCCCCGTCCCTTCGTCGAGCGCGCCGCCGCGGCCGGCATCGAGGGGCTCGTCGTCCCCGACCTCCCGGCCGAGGAGGCCGACCCGCTGCGGGAGGCGTGCGACGAGTTCGGCCTCGATCTGGTCTTCATCGTCGCGCCGACCACGGTCGGCGACCGGCTCGACCGGATCATGAGCCGGGTGTCGGGGTACGTCTACGTGCAGGCGCGGCTCGGGACGACCGGCGCGCGCGACGACGTCTCCGACCAGACCACCGAGAGCTTAGACCGACTCGCCGAGTACGACGTGCCGAAGGCCGTCGGGTTCGGTATCTCGGCCGGCGAGCACGCCGAGCGCATCGTCGCCGGCGGCGCCGACGGGGTCATCGTCGGCTCGGCGCTGGTCGACATCGTCGCCGACGGCGTCGAGAACGACCGCCCGACCGACGAGGTCGCCGACCGCCTGGAGGCGCTCTCGCGGGAGCTGAAGGCGGGCGCCGAACGGGGCTACGCCGCCCGCGTCGGCGCGGCCGAGTCGCGGTGA
- a CDS encoding MGMT family protein, whose product MNTTGTSGVFAREFEVLDRAVEVGFAGGRVISVSFPADVPADAAADHELLDRIGAYLRGERDEFAEVPVGLTVPTDRRDVLEALRTVPYGEEVSVSRLTRLAALDADDPEDLELVTSALDENPIPILFPDHRVQGGPYAAPGDVRNALRRVEGL is encoded by the coding sequence ATGAATACGACGGGAACGTCGGGCGTCTTCGCCCGCGAGTTCGAGGTCCTCGACCGCGCGGTGGAGGTCGGCTTCGCCGGCGGGCGGGTCATCTCGGTGTCGTTCCCGGCCGACGTGCCGGCGGACGCGGCGGCGGACCACGAGCTGCTCGACCGGATCGGCGCGTACCTCCGCGGGGAGCGCGACGAATTCGCCGAGGTCCCCGTGGGACTGACGGTGCCGACCGACAGACGGGACGTCCTCGAAGCGCTCCGGACGGTCCCCTACGGCGAGGAGGTGTCCGTGAGCCGCCTCACGCGGCTCGCCGCGCTCGACGCGGACGACCCCGAGGACCTCGAACTGGTGACGAGCGCGCTCGACGAGAACCCGATCCCGATCCTCTTCCCGGACCACCGGGTGCAGGGCGGTCCGTACGCAGCGCCGGGAGACGTGCGGAACGCGCTGCGGCGCGTCGAGGGACTGTAG
- a CDS encoding universal stress protein codes for MTRVLVPVAVLEGESVSSGLISLLGAVDVTVLGYHVLPEQTPPDQARLQFEERATAALEAINDDFRAAGGAADHRLVFTHDREQTIDRVTDEVDADAFAVPGTTGDVERVLVSLSGDVDVDRVLSFVEALVGGRDIGVTLFLAAEDQAPADAAAADASEGPASGEGDDVGTAADVSDAADLAAARLETAADRLREAGIDADTALAAAGSPFDALIDAVPGHDAVVMGERAPSFRSFVFGDESERVAAASVGPVLVVRDRRESGAEGAEAMPEGAKATPEGDEE; via the coding sequence ATGACACGCGTACTCGTACCCGTCGCGGTGCTGGAGGGAGAGAGCGTCTCGTCCGGCCTGATCTCGCTGCTCGGCGCGGTCGACGTGACCGTGCTCGGCTATCACGTCCTGCCGGAACAGACGCCGCCGGACCAGGCTCGGCTCCAGTTCGAGGAGCGCGCGACGGCCGCGCTGGAGGCGATCAACGATGACTTCCGGGCCGCGGGCGGCGCGGCCGACCACCGGCTCGTGTTCACGCACGACCGCGAGCAGACGATCGATCGGGTGACCGACGAGGTCGACGCGGACGCGTTCGCCGTCCCCGGGACGACCGGCGACGTCGAGCGGGTCCTCGTGTCGCTCTCCGGCGACGTCGACGTCGATCGGGTCCTCTCGTTCGTCGAGGCCCTCGTCGGCGGCCGCGATATCGGCGTGACGCTGTTCCTCGCGGCCGAGGATCAGGCCCCCGCCGACGCGGCGGCCGCCGACGCGTCCGAGGGACCCGCCTCCGGCGAGGGCGACGACGTCGGCACTGCCGCCGACGTCTCCGACGCCGCAGACCTCGCCGCCGCCCGACTGGAGACCGCAGCCGATCGGCTCCGCGAGGCGGGGATCGACGCCGACACGGCGTTGGCCGCGGCGGGCTCGCCGTTCGACGCGCTGATCGACGCGGTGCCCGGCCACGACGCGGTCGTGATGGGCGAGCGCGCGCCTTCGTTCCGGTCGTTCGTGTTCGGCGACGAGAGCGAGCGGGTGGCCGCCGCCTCTGTGGGGCCGGTTCTCGTCGTCCGCGACCGTCGGGAGTCCGGAGCGGAGGGCGCGGAAGCCATGCCGGAGGGCGCGAAAGCCACGCCGGAGGGAGACGAGGAGTAG
- a CDS encoding desampylase → MIELSRAVYDDIVYHAYGGGEAEICGVLAGTHGTDGEPSVVTEAYQAENVAETPQIRYLIDPEEQFELIETIEGDGLDVVGFYHSHPTGPTNPSETDAARATWPDHSYVICALDGYPFVGSWRWRGDEDGFEQETVSVQGER, encoded by the coding sequence ATGATCGAACTCTCGCGGGCGGTTTACGACGACATCGTGTACCACGCGTACGGCGGCGGCGAGGCGGAGATCTGCGGCGTCCTCGCGGGCACCCACGGGACCGACGGGGAGCCGAGCGTCGTCACCGAAGCGTATCAGGCCGAAAACGTCGCCGAAACGCCCCAGATACGCTACCTCATCGACCCCGAGGAGCAGTTCGAACTCATCGAGACGATCGAGGGCGACGGGCTCGACGTGGTCGGCTTCTACCACTCGCACCCGACCGGGCCGACCAACCCGAGCGAGACGGACGCCGCGCGGGCGACCTGGCCCGACCACTCGTACGTGATCTGCGCGCTGGACGGCTACCCGTTCGTCGGCTCGTGGCGCTGGCGGGGCGACGAGGACGGCTTCGAGCAGGAGACCGTCTCGGTGCAGGGCGAGCGATAG
- a CDS encoding APC family permease, with translation MTDEPSGRNLDGDAPVAETVVETDEATIAGDAELERTIGLTGGLAIGIGTMIGAGIFVFPGLAGGEIGTAASASFAVGGVIALLVALPTSELATAMPRSGGGYYFISRGLGTLAGTVIGLSLWLGLVFATAFYLVGLGYYALDALAQLGITVGAGSEAIVSVLAVVAGVAFTVLNVTGTENAAKLQNGIVALLLSMLVVFLGFGLLEAFGLVVVDTPPGQAADVWEAVPILSVAALVFTSYLGFAQVATVAGEMKDPGRNLPLAMVGSVVIVTVLYVLTIFIATNIFTRDALLSAGETAMVEVGRVLLGPAGALVIIVGGLLATMSSANASILSTSRAIYGVSKDALLPRRASRINLRYGTPHVALGMAGGPVVVLAATGQVQLLAEVASFLHLIMYGLMCVALVAIRRDRPEWYDPDFVVPGGPVVPVVGALASFGLIAFMDRLSILVGTAVIAVTAGWYFYYARDVSLKGAL, from the coding sequence ATGACCGACGAGCCGAGCGGTCGGAACCTCGACGGCGACGCGCCGGTCGCGGAGACCGTCGTCGAGACCGACGAGGCGACGATCGCCGGGGACGCCGAGCTCGAGCGCACCATCGGCCTGACGGGCGGTCTCGCGATCGGGATCGGGACGATGATCGGCGCCGGGATCTTCGTCTTCCCCGGCCTCGCCGGCGGGGAGATCGGGACCGCGGCGTCCGCCTCGTTCGCGGTCGGCGGGGTGATCGCCCTCCTCGTCGCGCTCCCGACTTCGGAGCTGGCGACGGCGATGCCGCGGAGCGGCGGCGGCTACTACTTCATCTCTCGGGGGCTCGGGACGCTCGCGGGCACGGTGATCGGACTGTCGCTGTGGCTCGGGCTGGTGTTCGCGACCGCCTTCTACCTCGTCGGGCTCGGGTACTACGCGCTCGATGCGCTCGCGCAGCTCGGGATCACGGTCGGCGCCGGATCGGAAGCGATCGTCTCCGTCCTCGCCGTCGTCGCCGGGGTCGCGTTCACCGTCCTGAACGTCACCGGCACCGAGAACGCCGCGAAGCTCCAGAACGGCATCGTCGCGCTACTCCTCTCGATGCTGGTCGTCTTCCTCGGGTTCGGCCTGTTGGAGGCGTTCGGGCTCGTCGTCGTCGACACGCCGCCCGGGCAGGCCGCGGACGTCTGGGAGGCCGTGCCGATCCTCTCGGTCGCCGCGCTCGTGTTCACCTCTTACCTCGGGTTCGCGCAGGTCGCGACGGTGGCCGGGGAGATGAAGGACCCCGGACGGAATCTGCCGCTGGCGATGGTGGGATCCGTGGTCATCGTGACGGTCCTCTACGTGCTGACCATCTTCATCGCGACCAACATCTTCACGCGGGACGCGCTGCTTTCTGCCGGCGAGACCGCGATGGTCGAGGTCGGCCGGGTGCTCCTCGGTCCCGCCGGGGCGCTCGTGATCATCGTCGGCGGGCTGCTCGCGACGATGTCGTCGGCGAACGCGTCGATCCTCAGCACCTCGCGGGCGATCTACGGGGTGTCGAAGGACGCGCTCCTCCCGCGCCGGGCGAGCCGGATCAACCTGCGGTACGGCACGCCGCACGTGGCGCTCGGCATGGCCGGCGGGCCGGTCGTCGTCCTGGCGGCGACCGGACAGGTGCAGCTGCTCGCCGAGGTCGCCTCTTTCCTGCACCTCATCATGTACGGGCTGATGTGCGTCGCGCTCGTCGCCATCCGCCGGGACCGGCCCGAGTGGTACGACCCGGACTTCGTCGTGCCGGGCGGTCCCGTCGTCCCCGTCGTCGGCGCGCTCGCCAGCTTCGGCCTGATCGCCTTCATGGACCGGCTCTCGATCCTCGTCGGGACCGCCGTCATCGCCGTGACGGCCGGATGGTATTTCTACTACGCCCGAGACGTGTCACTCAAGGGGGCCCTGTAA
- a CDS encoding sulfurtransferase TusA family protein — MSQPSWDDVVETPDELDDESAEALLEDATEVQDMTGEVCPYPQVEAKKAIAGLAPGDVLVQKTDHVPSTENVPKAVGDDATAKVWKSGDGRYRIFMRKE; from the coding sequence ATGAGTCAACCATCGTGGGACGACGTCGTCGAGACGCCCGACGAGCTCGACGACGAGAGCGCCGAGGCGCTCTTGGAGGACGCGACCGAGGTACAGGACATGACCGGCGAGGTCTGCCCGTACCCGCAGGTCGAGGCGAAGAAGGCCATCGCGGGGCTCGCCCCCGGCGACGTGCTCGTCCAGAAGACGGACCACGTCCCGAGCACGGAGAACGTGCCGAAGGCGGTCGGCGACGACGCGACCGCGAAGGTGTGGAAGTCCGGCGACGGCCGCTACCGCATCTTCATGCGGAAGGAGTAA